From the genome of Epinephelus moara isolate mb chromosome 10, YSFRI_EMoa_1.0, whole genome shotgun sequence, one region includes:
- the adcyap1r1b gene encoding pituitary adenylate cyclase-activating polypeptide type I receptor isoform X2: MSAANISPLILALLLLLLPSVSIQQVPSNCVIKREEEKCMEMIASDDPGNDPEFGCPWMWDNLTCWQPARIGEVVEVNCPELFSQFMSEEDYEPGKVSRNCTEFGWSETFPHYVDACLYEEGNGSHPELYYVAVKALYTVGYSTSLVSLTTAMVILCRFRKLHCTRNFIHMNLFVSFILRAISVFIKDGVLYAKEDSEHCFIHTVACRAVMIFFHYCVLSNYFWLFIEGLYLFTLLVETFFPEKRYFYWYIIIGWGTPTVCVTIWAVLKLHFDDLGCWDMNDNAAIWWVIKGPVLASIMVNFVLFIGIIIILVQKLQSPDIGGNESSIYLRLARSTLLLIPLFGIHYTVFAFSPENVSKKERLVFELGLGSFQGFVVAVLYCFLNGEVQSEIKRKWRSWTVNRYFAVDLKHRHPSLASSGVNGGTQLSILSKSSSQIRMSSLQAETPAT; this comes from the exons GTTTCGATCCAACAGGTGCCCTCTAACTGTGTGAtcaagagggaggaggagaaatgcATGGAAATGATTGCGTCAGATGATCCTGGCAATGATCCAGAATTTG GCTGTCCATGGATGTGGGACAACCTGACGTGTTGGCAGCCTGCCAGGATCGGTGAGGTGGTCGAAGTCAACTGTCCTGAACTCTTCTCTCAGTTCATGAGTGAAGAAGACTACG AGCCAGGGAAGGTGAGTCGTAACTGCACTGAGTTTGGCTGGTCTGAGACCTTCCCTCATTACGTTGATGCCTGCCTTTATGAGGAAGGAAACGGCAGCCATCCG GAGCTGTACTACGTGGCGGTAAAGGCTCTGTACACTGTGGGCTACAGCACCTCCTTGGTCTCCCTCACCACGGCCATGGTCATCCTGTGCAGGTTCAG GAAGCTGCACTGTACCAGGAACTTCATCCACATGAACCTATTTGTGTCGTTCATCTTGAGAGCTATTTCGGTCTTCATCAAAGACGGCGTGCTGTATGCCAAAGAGGACAGCGAGCACTGCTTCATACACACT GTGGCGTGTCGAGCAGTGATGATATTCTTCCATTACTGCGTCCTTTCTAACTACTTCTGGCTCTTCATCGAGGGTCTCTACCTCTTCACTTTACTGGTGGAGACCTTCTTCCCTGAAAAGAGATACTTCTACTGGTACATCATCATTGGCTGGG GAACCcccacagtgtgtgtgaccATCTGGGCGGTGCTGAAGCTACACTTTGATGATTTAGG GTGTTGGGACATGAATGACAATGCTGCCATCTGGTGGGTGATCAAGGGACCTGTGTTGGCTTCCATTATG gTCAACTTTGTGCTCTTCATTGGAATCATCATCATTCTTGTCCAGAAGTTACAGTCCCCAGATATCGGTGGAAATGAATCCAGTATTTACCT GAGGTTGGCCCGCTCCACTCTGCTACTGATTCCTCTGTTTGGGATCCACTACACTGTGTTTGCCTTTTCCCCCGAGAACGTCAGCAAGAAAGAGCGCCTGGTGTTTGAGCTCGGCCTTGGATCCTTCCAG GGCTTTGTGGTGGCTGTCCTCTACTGCTTCCTGAATGGAGAG GTGCAATCGGAGATCAAGAGGAAATGGCGCAGCTGGACGGTGAACAGATACTTTGCTGTGGACCTGAAGCACCGGCATCCTTCGCTGGCGAGCAGTGGGGTGAACGGGGGAACACAGCTGTCGATCCTCAGCAAGAGCAGCTCGCAGATCCGCATGTCCAGCCTGCAGGCAGAGACCCCGGCCACCTGA
- the adcyap1r1b gene encoding pituitary adenylate cyclase-activating polypeptide type I receptor isoform X1, translating to MSAANISPLILALLLLLLPSVSIQQVPSNCVIKREEEKCMEMIASDDPGNDPEFGCPWMWDNLTCWQPARIGEVVEVNCPELFSQFMSEEDYEPGKVSRNCTEFGWSETFPHYVDACLYEEGNGSHPELYYVAVKALYTVGYSTSLVSLTTAMVILCRFRKLHCTRNFIHMNLFVSFILRAISVFIKDGVLYAKEDSEHCFIHTVACRAVMIFFHYCVLSNYFWLFIEGLYLFTLLVETFFPEKRYFYWYIIIGWGTPTVCVTIWAVLKLHFDDLGCWDMNDNAAIWWVIKGPVLASIMVNFVLFIGIIIILVQKLQSPDIGGNESSIYLRLARSTLLLIPLFGIHYTVFAFSPENVSKKERLVFELGLGSFQGFVVAVLYCFLNGEYIPQGAIGDQEEMAQLDGEQILCCGPEAPASFAGEQWGERGNTAVDPQQEQLADPHVQPAGRDPGHLSGTGGNAASGNDATIGPDAAKPATPTVLPMTSLTNPFLNPYPNPYQDETMMETQLNSTDPEQPLV from the exons GTTTCGATCCAACAGGTGCCCTCTAACTGTGTGAtcaagagggaggaggagaaatgcATGGAAATGATTGCGTCAGATGATCCTGGCAATGATCCAGAATTTG GCTGTCCATGGATGTGGGACAACCTGACGTGTTGGCAGCCTGCCAGGATCGGTGAGGTGGTCGAAGTCAACTGTCCTGAACTCTTCTCTCAGTTCATGAGTGAAGAAGACTACG AGCCAGGGAAGGTGAGTCGTAACTGCACTGAGTTTGGCTGGTCTGAGACCTTCCCTCATTACGTTGATGCCTGCCTTTATGAGGAAGGAAACGGCAGCCATCCG GAGCTGTACTACGTGGCGGTAAAGGCTCTGTACACTGTGGGCTACAGCACCTCCTTGGTCTCCCTCACCACGGCCATGGTCATCCTGTGCAGGTTCAG GAAGCTGCACTGTACCAGGAACTTCATCCACATGAACCTATTTGTGTCGTTCATCTTGAGAGCTATTTCGGTCTTCATCAAAGACGGCGTGCTGTATGCCAAAGAGGACAGCGAGCACTGCTTCATACACACT GTGGCGTGTCGAGCAGTGATGATATTCTTCCATTACTGCGTCCTTTCTAACTACTTCTGGCTCTTCATCGAGGGTCTCTACCTCTTCACTTTACTGGTGGAGACCTTCTTCCCTGAAAAGAGATACTTCTACTGGTACATCATCATTGGCTGGG GAACCcccacagtgtgtgtgaccATCTGGGCGGTGCTGAAGCTACACTTTGATGATTTAGG GTGTTGGGACATGAATGACAATGCTGCCATCTGGTGGGTGATCAAGGGACCTGTGTTGGCTTCCATTATG gTCAACTTTGTGCTCTTCATTGGAATCATCATCATTCTTGTCCAGAAGTTACAGTCCCCAGATATCGGTGGAAATGAATCCAGTATTTACCT GAGGTTGGCCCGCTCCACTCTGCTACTGATTCCTCTGTTTGGGATCCACTACACTGTGTTTGCCTTTTCCCCCGAGAACGTCAGCAAGAAAGAGCGCCTGGTGTTTGAGCTCGGCCTTGGATCCTTCCAG GGCTTTGTGGTGGCTGTCCTCTACTGCTTCCTGAATGGAGAG TATATCCCTCAAGGTGCAATCGGAGATCAAGAGGAAATGGCGCAGCTGGACGGTGAACAGATACTTTGCTGTGGACCTGAAGCACCGGCATCCTTCGCTGGCGAGCAGTGGGGTGAACGGGGGAACACAGCTGTCGATCCTCAGCAAGAGCAGCTCGCAGATCCGCATGTCCAGCCTGCAGGCAGAGACCCCGGCCACCTGAGCGGCACTGGTGGGAACGCCGCGTCCGGCAATGACGCCACCATCGGACCTGACGCTGCCAAACCTGCCACACCCACTGTCCTCCCAATGACCAGCCTCACCAACCCGTTCCTCAACCCGTACCCCAATCCGTACCAAGATGAAACCATGATGGAAACCCAGCTTAACTCCACCGACCCAGAACAACCTCTAGTCTGA